The Nostoc cf. commune SO-36 genomic sequence TGCCAAGCAAGGAATTGAAACTGCTGCTTATCAATGTGGCTATGGTCAAGACCTCAACAAATTTGCACGAGAACTCAGACAAGCTTGTGAAGAAATGAATTTACAAGTGAAGGAACTCAGCGGATTGATTACTGACCAGGACATGATACTGGAATTGGGTACTGGCGAAATTGTTGCTCCAGATACGGCATCAGAATTGTAAAATTAGTCATTTGTCATTTGTACTTTGTTCTTCACTAATGACCAATGACCAATGACTAATGACTCTTTTATAACTTTAAAATTACTCGCGCCAAATTGAAGTAAATCAAAACGCCCAGTACATCAACTGCTGTGGTAATGAATGGTGCTGACATTAATGCTGGATCTAAACGGAGATAGCGAAATAGAAACGGCAGTGCTGAACCGGAGATAGAAGCTAAAAGAGAAATAGCTACCAGACTAACGCCTACAGCGATCGCTACTTCTAATCGTCCTTGCAGAAAATAAGCCCAGATAGTAGCGATCGTACCTAACATTCCTCCTAATAATAACCCTGCGATCGCTTCCCGACCAATTACTTGCAATGCGCCAAGCGATCGGATTTCATCGGTGTTCATCCCGCGAATCACCACTGTAGAAGATTGGGCCCCCACGTTACCACCAGTACCAGTCAGCAAAGGGATAAACGCTGTCAATGTCACCACTTTTGCCAAAAGATCCTCTTGCGACTTAATAATCGTTCCTGTAATGGTATTGGTTACAAGTAAAACCAATAACCATACAACACGCTTTCGCGCAATTTCTAGTAAATTCATCTGAAAATAGTTGTCCCCCCCTGACTGCACACCACCACCTAAAGCGTAGATATCTTCGGTGGTTTCCTGTTGCAAAATATCAATCACATCATCGACGGTGACAATACCCACTAAACGCTGTTCTCGATCTACCACAGGTACAGCCAGAAAGTCATATCTTTGGATTAATCTCGCGACTTCTTCTTGATCTGTATCAGTATGGACGAATATCACATCACGCGTCATAATTTCGCCAATGATTTGCTCAGGCTGAGATGTCACCAACTCCCGCAACGATACAATCCCCGTTAAGCGCCTTGCCGTATCCATAACATAAAGATAATAAATCATCTCACTGGCATTAGCTAAGTTGCGAATTCGCTCTAGAGCTTGAGATACTGTAAAGTTTTCTTTCAGCGAAATTAACTCTAGCGTCATAATTCGCCCAGCCGTATCAGCTTCATAACCTAATAGTTGGGCTGTAGCTTGGCGTTCTGCTGGACTCAGTTGTTCTAGCAGACGATTAACGACTTTTGCCGGTAATTCATCAAATAACCTAGCTCGGTCATCCGGC encodes the following:
- the mgtE gene encoding magnesium transporter, translated to MTEINNLNSTIQNVSRRELRDLVRTQLQMLLEAGDLQGAKAILVPVQPADIAEAIEGLPEAMHALAFRLLSKDEAIEVYEYLDYSVQERLIEELKSQEVRDIVDQMSPDDRARLFDELPAKVVNRLLEQLSPAERQATAQLLGYEADTAGRIMTLELISLKENFTVSQALERIRNLANASEMIYYLYVMDTARRLTGIVSLRELVTSQPEQIIGEIMTRDVIFVHTDTDQEEVARLIQRYDFLAVPVVDREQRLVGIVTVDDVIDILQQETTEDIYALGGGVQSGGDNYFQMNLLEIARKRVVWLLVLLVTNTITGTIIKSQEDLLAKVVTLTAFIPLLTGTGGNVGAQSSTVVIRGMNTDEIRSLGALQVIGREAIAGLLLGGMLGTIATIWAYFLQGRLEVAIAVGVSLVAISLLASISGSALPFLFRYLRLDPALMSAPFITTAVDVLGVLIYFNLARVILKL